The Pecten maximus chromosome 12, xPecMax1.1, whole genome shotgun sequence genome includes a region encoding these proteins:
- the LOC117339142 gene encoding HEAT repeat-containing protein 4-like isoform X1 — protein sequence MKTAEDKEKMQAMYEGWYGKPDHSELIREEMDAAEKEEKPEVKPKKKWKKKEATLLAKVYNIEGTKPEANDPYSEENKAPFYRQPAGIRRIKKKQEKEDAAVYDLNGAINATADITMKSYSPPPLPTIRDFVNPEVGDKLFYTENMFEQEWLTGAEQIHDLKGDNTNIYMSTKNQYRKQLQNQYPKPPEDWYPETDQEKYSIHKPAVKKVEKGLQRWHKLPVASDDLDGRIVPPGYDPEYHRSPDPTTRRITRNNQALTQVIDEWRAKWHLSGQLADSTTDDLIKDMADIQTHVRLKAIATIAKAAEMQRANANRDDFEYVPQENQFNFPLGDGEIPERLLVALECLLEDAEQHVQIAAAITLYSLNRPSEEAKAILHIALESENVVDRWAAAQCLAHFGVCNSLVVGEVIHQLLTTEDTIKHEKAIFLLGKLSLFSPLVHGMVAEQLNSSSWRHKVIACKILPTLSGTINKDITNKLADLMWNDWHEDVRKSAAQCLGKTSHGKEVHDDLCNRLLTGDEMTRLEAINKIGQLGIMTAKLLPVFLKSFEDEYVSIRSEVCITCGNLEIKDELVLEQLLKLSTFETIWKVKALAVQALGKIGVINEEITETLLWAVRYEENAAVRAEACHTLMCLELKTPEVAEVLQERFLVESSDVVRDEIAKTLEMFGINATEDMDMVAQIKNEVRKLCTRNNIAAQITIKEKDDTKRENLARMIYESEKELENFFRRHNPYREVRLKARDRKPLLLDPFHTHSFSYSRLCSVTKFEHEPEKEPMMQRIRSSMSQPSSRSTTPHHRMLTPTADEELKQILSRDDTSTSPDTTSEMESTPGLKSRPSTVDDESDGESSRPRSSRMDKISEEADGSLSQSLCEESEAGADELEKEKNIEEKDGRPPSVVKFASNLEINDIPSNKEKLSMSPTKSGPGDGVSRLSSMAPGSEIRAFSRDAIKERDIIDREARNGYAGLDERYHEMIDDLDVVDNTYEILVSGRRPQERIQVITFITEPEEEENTSEKVGAPDQSITVEKQEQKQPNSESDQKPLPPESDSKSKQETESGSKLVFKK from the exons GTGCAATTAATGCTACAGCAGACATCACGATGAAGTCCTACTCCCCACCACCACTGCCCACCATTCGCGACTTTGTCAATCCTGAAGTCGGAGACAAACTTTTCTACACTGAAAACATGTTTGAGCAGGAATGGTTGACTG GTGCTGAACAAATCCATGACCTGAAAGGTGACAACACTAACATCTACATGAGCACAAAGAATCAGTACCGTAAACAGCTACAGAATCAGTATCCTAAGCCTCCAGAGGACTGGTACCCTGAAACAGACCAGGAGAAGTACAGTATTCACAAACCGGCTGTAAAGAAGGTGGAAAAGGGTCTCCAACGATGGCACAAACTTCCAGTGGCATCAGAT GACCTGGATGGCCGTATAGTGCCACCTGGGTATGACCCCGAGTACCACAGGTCACCTGACCCCACCACTCGTAGGATCACCAGGAATAACCAGGCTCTCACTCAAGTCA TTGATGAATGGAGAGCTAAATGGCACCTGAGTGGTCAGTTGGCAGACAGTACCACAGATGACCTCATAAAAGACATGGCTGATATCCAGACGCATGTCCGACTGAAGGCCATAGCAACTATCGCCAAGGCAGCAGAGATGCAACGAGCCAATGCCAACAGGGATGACTTTGAATATGTACCTCAGGAAAACCAGTTCAATTTCCCATTGGGAGATGGGGAGATTCCAGAGCGTTTATTAGTAGCGCTGGAATGTCTGTTGGAGGATGCTGAACAGCATGTTCAGATCGCTGCAGCCATCACATTATACTCCCTTAACAGACCCTCTGAAGAG GCTAAGGCAATTTTGCATATTGCCCTGGAGAGTGAGAACGTAGTTGATCGCTGGGCAGCAGCACAGTGTCTGGCTCACTTTGGTGTTTGTAACTCCCTGGTTGTAGGGGAGGTGATCCACCAACTCCTCACCACAGAGGATACCATCAAACACGAAAAAGCCATCTTTCTGCTTGGCAAGCTCAGTCTGTTCTCG CCCCTGGTCCACGGTATGGTGGCAGAGCAGCTTAACAGCAGTAGTTGGCGACACAAGGTGATCGCTTGTAAGATCCTCCCCACACTTAGTGGCACCATCAACAAG GACATCACAAACAAGTTGGCTGATCTAATGTGGAATGACTGGCATGAAGATGTACGTAAATCAGCGGCCCAGTGTCTGGGCAAGACCAGCCATGGTAAAGAAGTCCACGACGACCTTTGTAACCGCCTCCTTACAGGTGATGAGATGACGCGTTTGGAGGCCATCAACAAGATTGGACAGCTTG gTATAATGACTGCCAAACTACTCCCAGTATTCCTGAAGAGTTTTGAGGATGAATACGTGTCTATACGCTCAGAAGTGTGCATCACGTGTGGTAATCTGGAGATTAAGGATGAGTTAGTGCTAGAACAACTCCTCAAGCTATCTACTTTTGAAACCATTTGGAAGGTCAAGGCCTTAGCAGTTCAAG CTCTGGGTAAGATTGGTGTGATAAATGAGGAGATCACAGAAACATTATTGTGGGCTGTGAGGTATGAGGAGAATGCTGCAGTGAGAGCTGAAGCCTGCCATACTCTCATGTGCCTCGAACTGAAAACCCCAGAGGTCGCTGAGGTTCTTCAGGAACGATTCCTGGTAGAGTCCAGTGATGTTGTTCGAGA CGAGATTGCTAAAACTCTGGAGATGTTTGGAATCAATGCCACGGAGGATATGGACATGGTGGCCCAGATCAAGAATGAAGTCCGCAAACTATGTACACGCAATAACATTGCTGCACAAATCACTATCAAGGAGAAAGACGACACTAAGCGTGAAAATTTGGCTCGTATGATCTATGAGTCGGAGAAGGAACTGGAG AATTTCTTTCGTAGACATAACCCTTATAGAGAGGTGAGACTGAAAGCACGCGACAGGAAACCACTCCTCCTTGACCCGTTTCACACCCACAGTTTCTCATACTCCAGATTGTGTAGTGTGACGAAATTT GAACATGAACCAGAGAAGGAACCAATGATGCAGAGAATTCGGTCATCCATGAGTCAACCCAGTAGTCGTTCAACCACACCACATCATCGCATGCTCACTCCGACAGCGGACGAGGAACTCAAACAGATTCTGTCCCGTGATGACACGAGCACCTCCCCCGACACAACATCAGAGATGGAGTCTACACCAGGGCTCAAGTCACGACCATCCACAGTTGATGACGAATCTGATGGGGAATCATCCCGGCCACGATCAAGTAGGATGGATAAAATATCTGAGGAGGCTGACGGTAGCCTCAGTCAAAGCTTGTGTGAGGAAAGTGAGGCTGGAGCTGACGAATTAGAAAAGGAAAAGAACATCGAAGAAAAAGATGGACGTCCGCCAAGCGTTGTCAAATTTGCCTCAAATTTGGAAATTAACGATATTCCATCCAACAAAGAAAAGCTGAGCATGTCTCCAACAAAATCTGGGCCAGGTGATGGAGTATCCCGACTCAGCAGCATGGCACCTGGCTCAGAGATTCGGGCGTTTAGTCGTGATGCTATTAAGGAACGCGACATCATTGACAGAGAGGCTCGTAATGGTTACGCTGGACTTGATGAACGTTATCATGAAATGATTGATGATTTAGACGTTGTGGATAATACATACGAAATTCTTGTCAGTGGCAGGAGACCACAGGAGAGGATTCAGGTAATCACCTTCATCACTGAACCGGAAGAGGAGGAAAACACGTCTGAAAAAGTGGGGGCACCAGATCAGAGTATCACAGTGGAAAAACAGGAACAAAAACAGCCAAATTCAGAATCTGACCAAAAACCACTGCCACCAGAGTCGGATTCGAAGTCAAAACAAGAGACCGAGTCTGGTTCAAAATTGGTGTTTAAGAAGTAG
- the LOC117339142 gene encoding HEAT repeat-containing protein 4-like isoform X2, translating into MKTAEDKEKMQAMYEGWYGKPDHSELIREEMDAAEKEEKPEVKPKKKWKKKEATLLAKVYNIEGTKPEANDPYSEENKAPFYRQPAGIRRIKKKQEKEDAVLGQKGAINATADITMKSYSPPPLPTIRDFVNPEVGDKLFYTENMFEQEWLTGAEQIHDLKGDNTNIYMSTKNQYRKQLQNQYPKPPEDWYPETDQEKYSIHKPAVKKVEKGLQRWHKLPVASDDLDGRIVPPGYDPEYHRSPDPTTRRITRNNQALTQVIDEWRAKWHLSGQLADSTTDDLIKDMADIQTHVRLKAIATIAKAAEMQRANANRDDFEYVPQENQFNFPLGDGEIPERLLVALECLLEDAEQHVQIAAAITLYSLNRPSEEAKAILHIALESENVVDRWAAAQCLAHFGVCNSLVVGEVIHQLLTTEDTIKHEKAIFLLGKLSLFSPLVHGMVAEQLNSSSWRHKVIACKILPTLSGTINKDITNKLADLMWNDWHEDVRKSAAQCLGKTSHGKEVHDDLCNRLLTGDEMTRLEAINKIGQLGIMTAKLLPVFLKSFEDEYVSIRSEVCITCGNLEIKDELVLEQLLKLSTFETIWKVKALAVQALGKIGVINEEITETLLWAVRYEENAAVRAEACHTLMCLELKTPEVAEVLQERFLVESSDVVRDEIAKTLEMFGINATEDMDMVAQIKNEVRKLCTRNNIAAQITIKEKDDTKRENLARMIYESEKELENFFRRHNPYREVRLKARDRKPLLLDPFHTHSFSYSRLCSVTKFEHEPEKEPMMQRIRSSMSQPSSRSTTPHHRMLTPTADEELKQILSRDDTSTSPDTTSEMESTPGLKSRPSTVDDESDGESSRPRSSRMDKISEEADGSLSQSLCEESEAGADELEKEKNIEEKDGRPPSVVKFASNLEINDIPSNKEKLSMSPTKSGPGDGVSRLSSMAPGSEIRAFSRDAIKERDIIDREARNGYAGLDERYHEMIDDLDVVDNTYEILVSGRRPQERIQVITFITEPEEEENTSEKVGAPDQSITVEKQEQKQPNSESDQKPLPPESDSKSKQETESGSKLVFKK; encoded by the exons GTGCAATTAATGCTACAGCAGACATCACGATGAAGTCCTACTCCCCACCACCACTGCCCACCATTCGCGACTTTGTCAATCCTGAAGTCGGAGACAAACTTTTCTACACTGAAAACATGTTTGAGCAGGAATGGTTGACTG GTGCTGAACAAATCCATGACCTGAAAGGTGACAACACTAACATCTACATGAGCACAAAGAATCAGTACCGTAAACAGCTACAGAATCAGTATCCTAAGCCTCCAGAGGACTGGTACCCTGAAACAGACCAGGAGAAGTACAGTATTCACAAACCGGCTGTAAAGAAGGTGGAAAAGGGTCTCCAACGATGGCACAAACTTCCAGTGGCATCAGAT GACCTGGATGGCCGTATAGTGCCACCTGGGTATGACCCCGAGTACCACAGGTCACCTGACCCCACCACTCGTAGGATCACCAGGAATAACCAGGCTCTCACTCAAGTCA TTGATGAATGGAGAGCTAAATGGCACCTGAGTGGTCAGTTGGCAGACAGTACCACAGATGACCTCATAAAAGACATGGCTGATATCCAGACGCATGTCCGACTGAAGGCCATAGCAACTATCGCCAAGGCAGCAGAGATGCAACGAGCCAATGCCAACAGGGATGACTTTGAATATGTACCTCAGGAAAACCAGTTCAATTTCCCATTGGGAGATGGGGAGATTCCAGAGCGTTTATTAGTAGCGCTGGAATGTCTGTTGGAGGATGCTGAACAGCATGTTCAGATCGCTGCAGCCATCACATTATACTCCCTTAACAGACCCTCTGAAGAG GCTAAGGCAATTTTGCATATTGCCCTGGAGAGTGAGAACGTAGTTGATCGCTGGGCAGCAGCACAGTGTCTGGCTCACTTTGGTGTTTGTAACTCCCTGGTTGTAGGGGAGGTGATCCACCAACTCCTCACCACAGAGGATACCATCAAACACGAAAAAGCCATCTTTCTGCTTGGCAAGCTCAGTCTGTTCTCG CCCCTGGTCCACGGTATGGTGGCAGAGCAGCTTAACAGCAGTAGTTGGCGACACAAGGTGATCGCTTGTAAGATCCTCCCCACACTTAGTGGCACCATCAACAAG GACATCACAAACAAGTTGGCTGATCTAATGTGGAATGACTGGCATGAAGATGTACGTAAATCAGCGGCCCAGTGTCTGGGCAAGACCAGCCATGGTAAAGAAGTCCACGACGACCTTTGTAACCGCCTCCTTACAGGTGATGAGATGACGCGTTTGGAGGCCATCAACAAGATTGGACAGCTTG gTATAATGACTGCCAAACTACTCCCAGTATTCCTGAAGAGTTTTGAGGATGAATACGTGTCTATACGCTCAGAAGTGTGCATCACGTGTGGTAATCTGGAGATTAAGGATGAGTTAGTGCTAGAACAACTCCTCAAGCTATCTACTTTTGAAACCATTTGGAAGGTCAAGGCCTTAGCAGTTCAAG CTCTGGGTAAGATTGGTGTGATAAATGAGGAGATCACAGAAACATTATTGTGGGCTGTGAGGTATGAGGAGAATGCTGCAGTGAGAGCTGAAGCCTGCCATACTCTCATGTGCCTCGAACTGAAAACCCCAGAGGTCGCTGAGGTTCTTCAGGAACGATTCCTGGTAGAGTCCAGTGATGTTGTTCGAGA CGAGATTGCTAAAACTCTGGAGATGTTTGGAATCAATGCCACGGAGGATATGGACATGGTGGCCCAGATCAAGAATGAAGTCCGCAAACTATGTACACGCAATAACATTGCTGCACAAATCACTATCAAGGAGAAAGACGACACTAAGCGTGAAAATTTGGCTCGTATGATCTATGAGTCGGAGAAGGAACTGGAG AATTTCTTTCGTAGACATAACCCTTATAGAGAGGTGAGACTGAAAGCACGCGACAGGAAACCACTCCTCCTTGACCCGTTTCACACCCACAGTTTCTCATACTCCAGATTGTGTAGTGTGACGAAATTT GAACATGAACCAGAGAAGGAACCAATGATGCAGAGAATTCGGTCATCCATGAGTCAACCCAGTAGTCGTTCAACCACACCACATCATCGCATGCTCACTCCGACAGCGGACGAGGAACTCAAACAGATTCTGTCCCGTGATGACACGAGCACCTCCCCCGACACAACATCAGAGATGGAGTCTACACCAGGGCTCAAGTCACGACCATCCACAGTTGATGACGAATCTGATGGGGAATCATCCCGGCCACGATCAAGTAGGATGGATAAAATATCTGAGGAGGCTGACGGTAGCCTCAGTCAAAGCTTGTGTGAGGAAAGTGAGGCTGGAGCTGACGAATTAGAAAAGGAAAAGAACATCGAAGAAAAAGATGGACGTCCGCCAAGCGTTGTCAAATTTGCCTCAAATTTGGAAATTAACGATATTCCATCCAACAAAGAAAAGCTGAGCATGTCTCCAACAAAATCTGGGCCAGGTGATGGAGTATCCCGACTCAGCAGCATGGCACCTGGCTCAGAGATTCGGGCGTTTAGTCGTGATGCTATTAAGGAACGCGACATCATTGACAGAGAGGCTCGTAATGGTTACGCTGGACTTGATGAACGTTATCATGAAATGATTGATGATTTAGACGTTGTGGATAATACATACGAAATTCTTGTCAGTGGCAGGAGACCACAGGAGAGGATTCAGGTAATCACCTTCATCACTGAACCGGAAGAGGAGGAAAACACGTCTGAAAAAGTGGGGGCACCAGATCAGAGTATCACAGTGGAAAAACAGGAACAAAAACAGCCAAATTCAGAATCTGACCAAAAACCACTGCCACCAGAGTCGGATTCGAAGTCAAAACAAGAGACCGAGTCTGGTTCAAAATTGGTGTTTAAGAAGTAG
- the LOC117339142 gene encoding HEAT repeat-containing protein 4-like isoform X3 — MKTAEDKEKMQAMYEGWYGKPDHSELIREEMDAAEKEEKPEVKPKKKWKKKEATLLAKVYNIEGTKPEANDPYSEENKAPFYRQPAGIRRIKKKQEKEDAGAINATADITMKSYSPPPLPTIRDFVNPEVGDKLFYTENMFEQEWLTGAEQIHDLKGDNTNIYMSTKNQYRKQLQNQYPKPPEDWYPETDQEKYSIHKPAVKKVEKGLQRWHKLPVASDDLDGRIVPPGYDPEYHRSPDPTTRRITRNNQALTQVIDEWRAKWHLSGQLADSTTDDLIKDMADIQTHVRLKAIATIAKAAEMQRANANRDDFEYVPQENQFNFPLGDGEIPERLLVALECLLEDAEQHVQIAAAITLYSLNRPSEEAKAILHIALESENVVDRWAAAQCLAHFGVCNSLVVGEVIHQLLTTEDTIKHEKAIFLLGKLSLFSPLVHGMVAEQLNSSSWRHKVIACKILPTLSGTINKDITNKLADLMWNDWHEDVRKSAAQCLGKTSHGKEVHDDLCNRLLTGDEMTRLEAINKIGQLGIMTAKLLPVFLKSFEDEYVSIRSEVCITCGNLEIKDELVLEQLLKLSTFETIWKVKALAVQALGKIGVINEEITETLLWAVRYEENAAVRAEACHTLMCLELKTPEVAEVLQERFLVESSDVVRDEIAKTLEMFGINATEDMDMVAQIKNEVRKLCTRNNIAAQITIKEKDDTKRENLARMIYESEKELENFFRRHNPYREVRLKARDRKPLLLDPFHTHSFSYSRLCSVTKFEHEPEKEPMMQRIRSSMSQPSSRSTTPHHRMLTPTADEELKQILSRDDTSTSPDTTSEMESTPGLKSRPSTVDDESDGESSRPRSSRMDKISEEADGSLSQSLCEESEAGADELEKEKNIEEKDGRPPSVVKFASNLEINDIPSNKEKLSMSPTKSGPGDGVSRLSSMAPGSEIRAFSRDAIKERDIIDREARNGYAGLDERYHEMIDDLDVVDNTYEILVSGRRPQERIQVITFITEPEEEENTSEKVGAPDQSITVEKQEQKQPNSESDQKPLPPESDSKSKQETESGSKLVFKK, encoded by the exons GTGCAATTAATGCTACAGCAGACATCACGATGAAGTCCTACTCCCCACCACCACTGCCCACCATTCGCGACTTTGTCAATCCTGAAGTCGGAGACAAACTTTTCTACACTGAAAACATGTTTGAGCAGGAATGGTTGACTG GTGCTGAACAAATCCATGACCTGAAAGGTGACAACACTAACATCTACATGAGCACAAAGAATCAGTACCGTAAACAGCTACAGAATCAGTATCCTAAGCCTCCAGAGGACTGGTACCCTGAAACAGACCAGGAGAAGTACAGTATTCACAAACCGGCTGTAAAGAAGGTGGAAAAGGGTCTCCAACGATGGCACAAACTTCCAGTGGCATCAGAT GACCTGGATGGCCGTATAGTGCCACCTGGGTATGACCCCGAGTACCACAGGTCACCTGACCCCACCACTCGTAGGATCACCAGGAATAACCAGGCTCTCACTCAAGTCA TTGATGAATGGAGAGCTAAATGGCACCTGAGTGGTCAGTTGGCAGACAGTACCACAGATGACCTCATAAAAGACATGGCTGATATCCAGACGCATGTCCGACTGAAGGCCATAGCAACTATCGCCAAGGCAGCAGAGATGCAACGAGCCAATGCCAACAGGGATGACTTTGAATATGTACCTCAGGAAAACCAGTTCAATTTCCCATTGGGAGATGGGGAGATTCCAGAGCGTTTATTAGTAGCGCTGGAATGTCTGTTGGAGGATGCTGAACAGCATGTTCAGATCGCTGCAGCCATCACATTATACTCCCTTAACAGACCCTCTGAAGAG GCTAAGGCAATTTTGCATATTGCCCTGGAGAGTGAGAACGTAGTTGATCGCTGGGCAGCAGCACAGTGTCTGGCTCACTTTGGTGTTTGTAACTCCCTGGTTGTAGGGGAGGTGATCCACCAACTCCTCACCACAGAGGATACCATCAAACACGAAAAAGCCATCTTTCTGCTTGGCAAGCTCAGTCTGTTCTCG CCCCTGGTCCACGGTATGGTGGCAGAGCAGCTTAACAGCAGTAGTTGGCGACACAAGGTGATCGCTTGTAAGATCCTCCCCACACTTAGTGGCACCATCAACAAG GACATCACAAACAAGTTGGCTGATCTAATGTGGAATGACTGGCATGAAGATGTACGTAAATCAGCGGCCCAGTGTCTGGGCAAGACCAGCCATGGTAAAGAAGTCCACGACGACCTTTGTAACCGCCTCCTTACAGGTGATGAGATGACGCGTTTGGAGGCCATCAACAAGATTGGACAGCTTG gTATAATGACTGCCAAACTACTCCCAGTATTCCTGAAGAGTTTTGAGGATGAATACGTGTCTATACGCTCAGAAGTGTGCATCACGTGTGGTAATCTGGAGATTAAGGATGAGTTAGTGCTAGAACAACTCCTCAAGCTATCTACTTTTGAAACCATTTGGAAGGTCAAGGCCTTAGCAGTTCAAG CTCTGGGTAAGATTGGTGTGATAAATGAGGAGATCACAGAAACATTATTGTGGGCTGTGAGGTATGAGGAGAATGCTGCAGTGAGAGCTGAAGCCTGCCATACTCTCATGTGCCTCGAACTGAAAACCCCAGAGGTCGCTGAGGTTCTTCAGGAACGATTCCTGGTAGAGTCCAGTGATGTTGTTCGAGA CGAGATTGCTAAAACTCTGGAGATGTTTGGAATCAATGCCACGGAGGATATGGACATGGTGGCCCAGATCAAGAATGAAGTCCGCAAACTATGTACACGCAATAACATTGCTGCACAAATCACTATCAAGGAGAAAGACGACACTAAGCGTGAAAATTTGGCTCGTATGATCTATGAGTCGGAGAAGGAACTGGAG AATTTCTTTCGTAGACATAACCCTTATAGAGAGGTGAGACTGAAAGCACGCGACAGGAAACCACTCCTCCTTGACCCGTTTCACACCCACAGTTTCTCATACTCCAGATTGTGTAGTGTGACGAAATTT GAACATGAACCAGAGAAGGAACCAATGATGCAGAGAATTCGGTCATCCATGAGTCAACCCAGTAGTCGTTCAACCACACCACATCATCGCATGCTCACTCCGACAGCGGACGAGGAACTCAAACAGATTCTGTCCCGTGATGACACGAGCACCTCCCCCGACACAACATCAGAGATGGAGTCTACACCAGGGCTCAAGTCACGACCATCCACAGTTGATGACGAATCTGATGGGGAATCATCCCGGCCACGATCAAGTAGGATGGATAAAATATCTGAGGAGGCTGACGGTAGCCTCAGTCAAAGCTTGTGTGAGGAAAGTGAGGCTGGAGCTGACGAATTAGAAAAGGAAAAGAACATCGAAGAAAAAGATGGACGTCCGCCAAGCGTTGTCAAATTTGCCTCAAATTTGGAAATTAACGATATTCCATCCAACAAAGAAAAGCTGAGCATGTCTCCAACAAAATCTGGGCCAGGTGATGGAGTATCCCGACTCAGCAGCATGGCACCTGGCTCAGAGATTCGGGCGTTTAGTCGTGATGCTATTAAGGAACGCGACATCATTGACAGAGAGGCTCGTAATGGTTACGCTGGACTTGATGAACGTTATCATGAAATGATTGATGATTTAGACGTTGTGGATAATACATACGAAATTCTTGTCAGTGGCAGGAGACCACAGGAGAGGATTCAGGTAATCACCTTCATCACTGAACCGGAAGAGGAGGAAAACACGTCTGAAAAAGTGGGGGCACCAGATCAGAGTATCACAGTGGAAAAACAGGAACAAAAACAGCCAAATTCAGAATCTGACCAAAAACCACTGCCACCAGAGTCGGATTCGAAGTCAAAACAAGAGACCGAGTCTGGTTCAAAATTGGTGTTTAAGAAGTAG